In one window of Halorussus pelagicus DNA:
- a CDS encoding restriction endonuclease subunit S — translation MTGAKTLQNAITEAVREWDTVPLKAVSEVYPSNVDKKSSDNEDSVRLCNYTDVYYNEEIADDIEFMEATTTEAKANRFRLREGDILITKDSESKDDIGIPAYVPTDFDDVVCGYHLFLIRPDKSSISPRFLFNCLRSRLLQTQFENLANGVTRYGITTGDTKNVTIPLPNEGFQDQIIDFLSDGETSLNRAKSGFEDISKLLYSKRQATIRQSVTTGVRDDHTLTDVEASWIGEVPEHWDVVRTRFVAELHSGHTPDRSNDEYWEDTDIPWVTTSDIKPFREGRKRYLHETENQISELGMENSGAHLLPEGTVFLSRTASVGFSGIMGKPMATSQDFANWVCGDEILPEYLLYVFRSMDQEFDRLMQGSTHKTIYMPDIKSFKTPLPPLDEQREIVEHIETETARLWELIDRVEETINLLEEKRQALITAAVTGQIDMSEAKGVSKSTI, via the coding sequence ATGACTGGTGCAAAAACGCTTCAAAACGCTATCACAGAAGCGGTGAGAGAATGGGATACAGTTCCGTTAAAAGCAGTTTCAGAAGTCTACCCCAGCAATGTCGATAAGAAATCCTCGGACAATGAGGATTCCGTTAGACTCTGCAACTACACAGATGTCTATTATAATGAAGAGATAGCGGATGATATAGAATTCATGGAAGCGACAACAACGGAAGCGAAAGCTAACCGCTTTCGTCTCCGAGAGGGAGATATTCTAATTACAAAAGATTCAGAGTCGAAGGACGATATCGGGATTCCAGCCTATGTTCCCACAGATTTTGATGATGTAGTCTGTGGGTATCATTTGTTTTTGATTCGGCCAGATAAGTCTTCGATATCTCCCCGTTTCCTATTCAACTGCCTAAGATCACGTCTCCTACAAACGCAATTTGAAAACCTCGCAAACGGGGTCACGCGGTATGGAATTACTACAGGGGATACGAAGAACGTAACAATACCCCTCCCTAACGAGGGCTTCCAAGACCAGATTATTGATTTCCTCTCTGACGGGGAAACCTCTCTTAATCGGGCAAAGAGCGGATTTGAGGATATATCAAAACTGCTTTACAGCAAACGACAAGCAACTATTCGACAATCAGTTACTACTGGAGTTCGCGACGATCATACGCTGACAGATGTCGAAGCAAGTTGGATAGGCGAAGTCCCGGAACACTGGGATGTAGTCCGAACTCGATTCGTCGCCGAACTCCACTCCGGCCATACTCCTGACCGCTCTAACGACGAGTATTGGGAAGACACCGACATCCCGTGGGTCACCACATCCGACATCAAGCCGTTCCGCGAAGGGCGCAAGCGCTACTTACACGAGACGGAGAATCAGATCAGCGAACTCGGGATGGAGAACTCGGGTGCCCATCTTCTACCGGAAGGGACTGTATTCCTTTCCCGGACTGCATCGGTCGGCTTCTCTGGCATTATGGGTAAACCGATGGCGACCTCACAGGACTTCGCCAATTGGGTCTGCGGTGACGAGATTCTCCCGGAGTATCTCCTCTACGTCTTCCGGTCGATGGATCAAGAGTTCGACCGACTAATGCAGGGCTCGACGCACAAGACCATCTATATGCCCGATATCAAGTCGTTCAAGACGCCTCTCCCGCCGCTCGATGAGCAACGCGAAATTGTCGAGCACATCGAAACTGAAACAGCGCGTCTCTGGGAACTTATCGACCGAGTAGAGGAAACCATCAATCTTCTAGAAGAGAAGCGCCAAGCCCTCATCACCGCTGCAGTCACGGGCCAGATTGATATGTCTGAAGCTAAAGGTGTGAGTAAGAGCACTATATGA